From one Neovison vison isolate M4711 chromosome 1, ASM_NN_V1, whole genome shotgun sequence genomic stretch:
- the IL9 gene encoding interleukin-9 — MLLPVVVLASALLLCSVTSKSCPTFMGIRDVTHLIDKLQEHPASKCNCSRANVTDCLCLTIPSDSCTTTCFQEGLSQMTNSTVGTRYPLIFNRVKRTVQDLKKNKCQFFSCEQPCNQTTTGNTLTFLRSLQETLQKQRAIGRV, encoded by the exons ATGCTCCTGCCCGTGGTGGTCCTtgcctctgccctgctcctctGCTCCGTGACCAGCAAGAGTTGTCCGACCTTCATGGGGATCAGGGATGTCACACACCTCATTGACAAACTGCAG GAACATCCAGCTTCAAAATGCAACTGCAGCCGTGCCAAT GTGACCGATTGTTTGTGTCTGACCATTCCTTCT GACAGCTGCACCACAACGTGCTTCCAAGAAGGTCTGTCCCAGATGACCAACTCCACTGTGGGAACAAGATACCCCCTGATTTTCAATCGAGTAAAAAGAACAGTCCAAGACCTAAAGAAAAACAAGTGCCAg TTTTTTTCCTGTGAACAGCCATGTAACCAAACCACAACAGGCAACACGCTGACGTTTCTGCGGAGTCTCCAGGAAACTCTTCAGAAACAAAGGGCGATAGGCAGAGTCTGa